The following are encoded in a window of Longibacter salinarum genomic DNA:
- a CDS encoding BamA/TamA family outer membrane protein produces the protein MAGRTNIHRLYFTLRAVLLLASGCLYVFMSSAYASPSSALHSTSRDTTTTWTLFVDGAETEWPTPPPNIPVDSAGIAGTQVVESMRKDGFYTARLDSVIADTGTTPPEIAVYVRRGPEVVLGTVLVSGGDSLGRGRVQSMLDIPTGRPLTEDQLHARINRILTAHEEIGYPLAEVRIDSVWIDESKRPPELGIGVTVESGPQLWLKRIVLPPGTRTSPRFVARLGGLQLGDPLRNYDPVGLRESLQQTAVFDSVGTPRLRTDADGGATLFVPVRDMSPGTFDILLGYLPGSDGEGQLIGTGRLALRNVFGAGRQLRLSLDRRPEQVSLLDVRGIDPFVAGRPIRVELAFKGEQRDSTFSERAYRASVGLQPKPTWSLSLTGSREVLRPGQGGTTIVRGEQQIPRATSLFYGLSAQIQKLNDRQNPRRGVEADILVEQGRKRRSLRQVVDADTIAQSKTLRQERIITTARLYVPTFKRQVVALGVDAQLLRSDEYDGSDLFQLGGSQSLRGYDEDRYAGRITLRSLVEYRVQIDPSSYAFAFLDLGFVDTPDTAELNEAQRVLPGYGVGLQFGTPLGLANVSYALQPSESPAQGRVHLGLSFGL, from the coding sequence ATGGCGGGTAGGACCAACATCCACAGGCTGTACTTCACGCTCCGGGCAGTGTTGCTGCTCGCGAGTGGATGCCTGTACGTATTTATGTCATCTGCGTACGCGAGCCCGTCTTCCGCTCTCCACAGCACATCGCGAGATACGACAACGACCTGGACCCTGTTCGTCGACGGTGCCGAAACCGAATGGCCGACGCCGCCTCCCAACATTCCGGTCGACAGTGCCGGCATTGCCGGAACGCAAGTCGTTGAATCGATGCGCAAAGATGGATTCTACACCGCGCGCCTCGACTCCGTGATCGCGGATACAGGTACAACCCCACCGGAGATTGCCGTCTACGTACGGCGCGGCCCGGAGGTCGTACTGGGGACCGTCCTGGTGAGCGGCGGCGACTCCCTAGGTCGCGGTCGGGTGCAGTCGATGCTGGATATCCCGACCGGGCGCCCACTCACGGAAGACCAACTGCATGCCCGGATCAACCGTATCCTGACGGCCCACGAAGAGATCGGGTATCCGCTTGCGGAAGTGCGAATCGACAGCGTGTGGATCGACGAGTCGAAGCGTCCGCCCGAACTCGGTATCGGGGTCACGGTCGAGTCTGGCCCGCAGCTGTGGCTCAAACGGATCGTCCTGCCCCCAGGGACACGGACGTCCCCCCGCTTCGTTGCGCGCCTCGGTGGACTTCAACTGGGAGATCCCTTGCGCAACTACGACCCCGTCGGATTGCGAGAATCACTCCAGCAGACGGCCGTATTCGATTCCGTCGGGACCCCGCGCCTCCGAACGGATGCGGACGGGGGAGCAACACTCTTCGTCCCCGTCCGCGACATGTCGCCCGGCACCTTCGATATCCTACTTGGCTACCTGCCGGGATCCGACGGAGAGGGGCAGCTGATCGGAACGGGTCGACTCGCGCTTCGCAACGTGTTTGGCGCAGGTCGGCAACTGAGATTGTCTCTGGACCGCCGACCGGAGCAGGTCAGCCTCCTCGACGTCCGCGGCATCGATCCGTTCGTGGCGGGACGCCCGATCCGCGTGGAACTGGCGTTCAAGGGCGAGCAACGCGACTCTACGTTCAGCGAGCGCGCGTATCGAGCCTCCGTCGGTCTGCAACCAAAACCAACGTGGAGCCTGTCCCTCACCGGCAGCCGAGAAGTACTGCGTCCCGGCCAGGGTGGCACCACAATCGTCCGAGGTGAGCAACAGATTCCTCGCGCCACGTCCCTCTTCTACGGCTTGAGCGCACAGATACAGAAACTCAACGATCGACAGAATCCACGCCGGGGCGTCGAAGCGGATATCCTCGTCGAACAGGGTCGCAAACGTCGCTCTCTTCGCCAGGTCGTCGATGCGGACACGATCGCGCAGTCCAAGACGTTGCGACAGGAGCGCATCATCACGACGGCTCGGCTTTACGTTCCGACGTTCAAACGGCAGGTGGTCGCCCTCGGTGTCGATGCTCAGCTTCTCCGAAGTGACGAATACGACGGCAGCGACTTATTCCAACTTGGTGGCTCGCAATCGCTTCGAGGGTACGACGAAGATCGCTATGCCGGACGCATTACCCTCCGGAGCCTCGTCGAATACCGAGTCCAGATCGACCCGTCCTCCTACGCCTTCGCTTTCCTGGATCTCGGCTTCGTTGACACGCCCGATACCGCTGAACTGAATGAAGCTCAGCGCGTCCTTCCGGGTTACGGCGTCGGACTTCAGTTTGGGACACCACTCGGGCTCGCCAACGTAAGCTACGCGCTTCAGCCTTCGGAATCGCCCGCACAGGGACGGGTTCACCTGGGGCTGTCCTTCGGACTATAA
- the mutY gene encoding A/G-specific adenine glycosylase, with protein MAELDTLAATDSQIAAFRGPLMEWYDENKREMPWRKTGDPYRIWVSEIMLQQTRVDTVREYYRRFVKAFPTVGDLANAEQDEVLKLWEGLGYYSRARYLHDAAQQVVREHEGTVPRDYDDIRDLKGIGPYTAAAVLSIAYNEPHPVLDGNVMRVVSRVFASDANIKKAKTQRHFRRLAGELLDPERAGDFNQAMMELGATICTPTSPSCGRCPVQDACAAYAEGEPEQYPVTPESKPVPHHDIAVGLVFDDDGRILIQRRPEDGLLGGLWEFPGGKAEEGEEMDKACIRELREEVGIDIEVDAPFYTLSHAYSHFKITLYAFRCRLIDGEPTSEEGQPIRWVKVADLDEYAFPRANRKLIEELERRQEEPSLFD; from the coding sequence ATGGCAGAGCTCGACACCCTTGCCGCGACGGACTCGCAGATCGCCGCGTTCCGTGGGCCGCTCATGGAGTGGTACGACGAAAACAAGCGCGAGATGCCGTGGAGAAAGACCGGCGACCCGTACCGTATCTGGGTCTCGGAAATCATGCTCCAGCAGACGCGGGTCGACACCGTGCGCGAGTATTACCGCCGTTTCGTCAAAGCTTTCCCGACGGTTGGCGATCTGGCAAATGCGGAACAGGACGAAGTGCTCAAGCTCTGGGAAGGGCTCGGCTACTACTCGCGCGCCCGCTACCTTCACGATGCCGCCCAGCAGGTCGTACGCGAGCATGAGGGGACGGTGCCGAGGGACTACGACGACATCCGGGATCTGAAAGGCATCGGTCCGTACACGGCTGCAGCGGTTCTGTCGATCGCGTACAACGAGCCGCACCCGGTTCTGGATGGAAACGTGATGCGAGTCGTCAGTCGCGTCTTTGCTTCCGACGCCAACATAAAGAAGGCGAAGACGCAGCGGCATTTCCGTCGGCTGGCCGGCGAACTTCTCGATCCAGAGCGCGCGGGTGATTTCAACCAGGCGATGATGGAACTCGGAGCAACGATTTGCACGCCGACCTCTCCGTCGTGCGGTCGGTGTCCGGTCCAGGACGCGTGTGCGGCGTATGCCGAAGGTGAGCCCGAGCAGTACCCGGTGACGCCCGAGTCGAAGCCGGTCCCGCACCACGACATCGCCGTTGGGCTCGTGTTTGACGACGACGGGCGCATACTCATTCAGCGGCGGCCCGAAGATGGGCTCCTTGGCGGCCTCTGGGAGTTCCCGGGAGGAAAAGCGGAAGAGGGCGAGGAGATGGATAAAGCCTGCATCCGTGAGTTACGGGAAGAAGTTGGCATTGACATCGAAGTCGATGCGCCGTTTTACACGCTCTCTCATGCGTACTCGCATTTTAAAATTACCCTCTACGCATTTCGGTGTCGCCTGATCGACGGCGAGCCGACATCTGAGGAGGGACAACCCATCCGGTGGGTTAAGGTCGCCGATCTAGACGAGTACGCATTTCCGCGCGCCAACCGAAAGCTGATTGAAGAGCTGGAGCGCCGACAGGAGGAGCCTTCACTGTTTGATTGA